In the genome of Lusitaniella coriacea LEGE 07157, the window ATCGATAGGACGTGTAAGACAGATTGCGTTCAACCATTTCTCGCGATAAATAGAAATTAGCGCTTGTTGTTGGGGAGTTAAACCCGTTATTATCTCTCTCATTGACAACTTCCTATCATTAAGCGGAATCGATCGCGGTTGCAGCAAACCTCAACGCTTCTTCCGGCGTAGCGATTAACCCTTCAATGCGCGCAATCTGAATTTCCGTGAGGAGCTTGCCAATTTGAGGTGATGGCGATAATTGGAGCGCTTGCATCAGTTCGTTCCCGGAAAGTAAGGGAATGGGATGAGCGACGGGATCGTCGGGATCGAGATAGCGGTTAATCAACGGAGCTACCATCCCCACTGCTCTCATCTCCTGCAAAACGTCTCTCTGGGCGGCAAGGGTGACGACTAACACCGCTAAAAGGGGTAAAAGGCTTCCCACCTCCTGAAAGAAAAAATATTGCTCTCGCAGGCTCATGGGCGCTGTAGAGATTTTGAGCAATCGCGGTAAATATTTGAGCGCGATCGTCACCCCTCGAATCTCTGCGCGGGAATACTTCAAGTTTTCCATCTGAGACTCAGCCGCCTTGGGATTTGAGGCAACCAAACAGGTGAGCTTGGCTAAACTCATCAGGGATAGGGCATTTGGGGCAATTGGAGCCTGTAGTTGCGCGTGTAACTCTTCCCAAATCTTTCCCAGCAACCACGCGCATTGATCGAGATGTTCGATTTGCTGCAAGTTCTCTTCTTGCAGGTTCCTAAACCAAAGGGTTAATAACCCATCTTGATGGGCTGCACTCAGCCAAAGTCCCCCTTCTGGCGCTGCGAACAAATATTTCAATTCTGTTTGAACTCGTTCGACTGCAACATTCGCTAACAACGGTGCGAGTAGGGAAAGTGCCGATCGCGTTTTGCGAGCGATCTTAAAATTGAGTTGTGCGGCTTGGCGATAAGCGCGCAATAACCTTAAAGGATCGGTTTTTAGATTTTTTTTCGAGATCATCCGCAAGATGCCTTTTGCCAAGTCTTCTTGTCCTTGAAGGGGATCGATGAAGGTTTGGGTATGTGGGTTGTACGCGATCGCGTTAATCGTAAAATCCCGCCTCCTCAAATCCTTCTCAATACTTCCCCCTTCCTGCTGGGCAAAATCCGCCGTCGCATTCTCAAACACAACCCTGGCGATTTGTCGCTCCTCATCGAGAACCACAAACCCCGCCTGATAATGCCGAGCAATCTGTCGAGCGGTTTCGACAGCCCCCTCCGGTAAAACAAAATCTAAATCGATGACTTTTGACTTGCGCTCGATCAGTGCATCCCGCACTGCACCCCCCACCAGATAAGCCGATCGCGGCAACCACTCCACATCAAAAGGCCAATAACGAGGAGATAAATCGGACACTGCACGATTCGAGGACATTGATTAACAAAAGTAAATGAAACGAGCCGCCATCTTATGGGTTCTTTAAGATAGATTAACAAGAAAGCACGACGGATTTAGTGCCATGTGTATTTGTGTAAATTGCTATTTTGTCGATCGCTGTCAAACCTACCACGCGGTCGAAACCCAACACCAACAACCCCATTTAACCGAAAATCCCGATTTCGAGCCGAAAGAACCGACAATTAACGTTAATATTCGCCCTCAACAGGACTACATTGAGATGGAATGGGATGTAGTGGGATGCCATAGTTTTTTGAAAGAAACCGGGAAATGGGCGAGCTTACGACCGGGTGAAGCCGTCCCAACTTAGTCGCAGATCCAAGTCAAGAAAAAACCCAGTTTCCTGGGAAACCGGGCTTCTGAGCTGCGTTGAAGAACTTACAGCCTTAGAATTCCATTTCTGCTGCTTGAACTCGTTCGATTTGCTTCTTCTTGAGAACGAGGAATGTTTGAGCGAGCATAATCGCCCCAAAGAAGAGGAGCAGCCATTTAATCCGATTGGGATCTTGCAAGACAATTTCCGCATCTTCTTGCCCAAAACCGCCAACATTAGGATTTGTGGTTAAAGCTTCTCCGGCTGCAACTGCTTGACCTTGGGTCACGAGCAATTCAGGGCCCGGTTGAATCGTCTCGACAACGCTACTGCCGTCTTCGAGCGCGATCGCCACTTCATAACCGCCTGCTTCTACCGGAGTAATTGCGCTAATCGTCCCGGCTTTGGAAGCATTAACCACATTGTTGTTGCTGGGTTGTCCTGTGGGATAAACTTGTCCGCGTCCCCGGTTCGCGCCGAGGTGGATGGGATATTTACCAAAGCGAATATTTTTGTCTGTTTTTGGATCGGGAGACAAAATGGGGAAGGTGATTTCTTGATACTGTTCGCCCGGTAGGGGACCAACAATCACCACGTTTTCAGTATCTTCGCGATAGGGCTGGAAGAACAAACCGCCCACTTTTTCTTGGAGTTCTTCGGGAATGCGATCGGAGGGGGCAATTTTAAAGCCTTCGGGAAGCATCAATACTGCACCAACATTCAATCCGCCTTTAGAACCGTCCCCTAGGACTTGTTGGGTATCGAGATCGTAGGGAATTTTGACAACAGCTTCAAACACGCTGTTGGGCGTTACCGATAAAGGAAGCTCGATTTCCGCCGGTTTTTCCGCTAAATGGCAGTTGGCACACGCCAATCGCCCTGTGGCTTCGCGGGGAGTTTCTGGGGCGGTTTGTTGCGCCCAAAAAGGATAGGCAGCAGCAGATTGGGGCATAACCCAATCGCTAGCAAGAAACAAAGAAATTGTCGCGATCGCGATAACCGCGCCACGAAGCATCGCTTTCTTGCCCGTCTGCCAAAGTACTAATAATGAAGGTGTTCTCATCTCTAATGCAAAAAAATTCACAATTTAACTCGGAATCGGTTACTGGAGCAGCAACCCGCGATTAAATGACCCTAAAGGTCAACAATCTTTAAGTCCACCAAGGATCTTCGTTGGTGCGGAAATCCGTCTCTGTCCAAGGGGTGAACTGAACTTTGTCGTTCTCTGTCACAGTTGCGTGAGCGAGGGCAAGAGATAATGGCGCGGGACCCCGTACCACTTTACCTTGGGCATTGTACTGGGAACCGTGGCAAGGACACTTAAATTTGTTTTCGCTGCCGTTCCAGGGGACAACACAGCCGAGGTGAGTACAAACTGCATTCAGTCCATACTCGGCAATGGTTTTGTCTTCTGTGACCACCAAATAAGTAGGGTCGCCTTTCAGTCCTTGGGTCAGCGCGCGATCGCCGGGGTTACGATTAGCGACAAATTCGCTCGCAATAACATCATTTCCCAACTCGTCCTTAGCCGTGACACCGCCACCCGCACTGCCGCTCGAAGGAGGAATAAAATATTTAACAACTGGATAAAGCGCGCCCAAGGCAGTTCCCGTGATCGTGCCAAAGGTAAGCAAGTTCATGAATTGTCGCCGTCCCATTCCTGGGACATCTGAAGATGCGGAACTTTGAGTCATAAGTCAACCATCAAATGTATATTTTTGTAAAGATTCTGATGAAAATTCCAGAATTTCTGCTCTGCAAGTTACAGCCAGCAAGTATCGTTCAAAGTTATGGAAACCCTTAGTTTAAAAAGCTTCACAACTTCCGTATTAAATTATTACAGAAAATCAGCATCGGCTGTTCGCTAATTTGAGATGAGAGAACAATTAGATGGATACAGGGAACGGGGAAATAGACCAAAAACTGATGACTGGAGAGAAATTACATCAACTACTGCTCGATAAATGGGGACGCTCCTATGGCGTTCAACTGCGGCGAACCAAGGGGAGAATTTACCTGCAAGTGATGTGGAAATATTTAGAACAAGTTTCGTTTCCCCTAACCGAAACCGAATATTTGGAACATTTGAATGCGGTTGCCAACTACCTCAATGCTTGGGGAACCACCGTCCAAGTGCAAAACTACATCGAACAAACCAAAGAACGCCCCCGTTTGGGGAAAGCTGTAAGCATTCCCCTCGATTTGGGCGATCGCGCGTCAGAATGGATTATGGATGAAACGTAACCCACATCAGCGTCCGATCGCTTTTACAACCCCAATACCGCCAAAATACAAAAACAGAACCGCACCCGCAAGCAAAGATTGGGTGATCGGATCCGTAGACGGCGTGAGAACCGCCCCTAAAATCGCCGCACCCAGAACCACAACCCGCCACCCCGACAGCATTTGTTCCGAGGAGACAATCCCTAAAAGCCCTAAAAGCAGTTGAATGATGGGAATTTGAAACGCGATTCCCGTACAAAACATTAACAACAGGATAAATTCAAAATAGCGATCGATCGACCACGCTTGTTCCACAACATCTGCCCCATAATTGATGAAGAAATTGAGCGCAGCCGGAACCAGAGCAATATAGGAAAATCCCAAACCGAGGAAAAACAGAACGCTCGAACCCAAAACCACTGGGGCTAAAAGTCTTCGTTCTTGGCGAGTGAGTCCGGGAAGAACAAACTGAATAATTTGATAGAGAATAAAAGGACTCGCAATCAGCAAGCCGCTATAACCCGCCACTTTAATTGAAACAAAGAAAAATTCCCCCGGTGCGAGTTGCAAAAACTTTACCCCCT includes:
- the tatC gene encoding twin-arginine translocase subunit TatC — its product is MTATETEQNSSPNPEELLNELPDDVEMSIFDHFEELRRRIFYALIAVVLGVILCFCFVRPIVQLLEIPAQGVKFLQLAPGEFFFVSIKVAGYSGLLIASPFILYQIIQFVLPGLTRQERRLLAPVVLGSSVLFFLGLGFSYIALVPAALNFFINYGADVVEQAWSIDRYFEFILLLMFCTGIAFQIPIIQLLLGLLGIVSSEQMLSGWRVVVLGAAILGAVLTPSTDPITQSLLAGAVLFLYFGGIGVVKAIGR
- a CDS encoding CCA tRNA nucleotidyltransferase — translated: MSSNRAVSDLSPRYWPFDVEWLPRSAYLVGGAVRDALIERKSKVIDLDFVLPEGAVETARQIARHYQAGFVVLDEERQIARVVFENATADFAQQEGGSIEKDLRRRDFTINAIAYNPHTQTFIDPLQGQEDLAKGILRMISKKNLKTDPLRLLRAYRQAAQLNFKIARKTRSALSLLAPLLANVAVERVQTELKYLFAAPEGGLWLSAAHQDGLLTLWFRNLQEENLQQIEHLDQCAWLLGKIWEELHAQLQAPIAPNALSLMSLAKLTCLVASNPKAAESQMENLKYSRAEIRGVTIALKYLPRLLKISTAPMSLREQYFFFQEVGSLLPLLAVLVVTLAAQRDVLQEMRAVGMVAPLINRYLDPDDPVAHPIPLLSGNELMQALQLSPSPQIGKLLTEIQIARIEGLIATPEEALRFAATAIDSA
- the petA gene encoding cytochrome f, whose amino-acid sequence is MRTPSLLVLWQTGKKAMLRGAVIAIATISLFLASDWVMPQSAAAYPFWAQQTAPETPREATGRLACANCHLAEKPAEIELPLSVTPNSVFEAVVKIPYDLDTQQVLGDGSKGGLNVGAVLMLPEGFKIAPSDRIPEELQEKVGGLFFQPYREDTENVVIVGPLPGEQYQEITFPILSPDPKTDKNIRFGKYPIHLGANRGRGQVYPTGQPSNNNVVNASKAGTISAITPVEAGGYEVAIALEDGSSVVETIQPGPELLVTQGQAVAAGEALTTNPNVGGFGQEDAEIVLQDPNRIKWLLLFFGAIMLAQTFLVLKKKQIERVQAAEMEF
- the petC gene encoding cytochrome b6-f complex iron-sulfur subunit; the protein is MTQSSASSDVPGMGRRQFMNLLTFGTITGTALGALYPVVKYFIPPSSGSAGGGVTAKDELGNDVIASEFVANRNPGDRALTQGLKGDPTYLVVTEDKTIAEYGLNAVCTHLGCVVPWNGSENKFKCPCHGSQYNAQGKVVRGPAPLSLALAHATVTENDKVQFTPWTETDFRTNEDPWWT
- a CDS encoding DUF3067 family protein encodes the protein MTGEKLHQLLLDKWGRSYGVQLRRTKGRIYLQVMWKYLEQVSFPLTETEYLEHLNAVANYLNAWGTTVQVQNYIEQTKERPRLGKAVSIPLDLGDRASEWIMDET
- a CDS encoding Ycf34 family protein; the protein is MCICVNCYFVDRCQTYHAVETQHQQPHLTENPDFEPKEPTINVNIRPQQDYIEMEWDVVGCHSFLKETGKWASLRPGEAVPT